CTCTCGACGGCAACCAGCGCGCCCGTGAGCGCTCGCGCGCCAAGTCCCGCGACAACCAGGCCTGACCTGGTCCTCGACGGGATGATGCGGCAGTCGTGCCGCACACTGCCGCATCATCCCGGTACCACCGTGCGGTGACGTGGTGGTGCCGGAAAGGCGAGAGTGGCGCCCGCCCGGTGTCTCGCGGCACGAAGGCACACGCAACCATGAGGGAGTGGGGAACGTCCCCTACAGGAGCCCGTCCGGGCTCCGGCGCTGCCGTGCCGCCTGGTGAACGGCAGGCTGGTCAGCGATGTCACAAGGGGAGGTCCACGCAACGTGTACCAGCGTCGATGCCGCCCGTTCACCGCGGTGTTCCTGCTGCTGTTGGCGTTGAGCGTGCTGGCGGGATGCACGAATGCACCGCCTCCCCCGCTGGTGGAGTCGACCACGCGGACCCCCTCGCCGAGACCGAGTGTGCCGCAGAAGCCGCCGAAGCCCACCGTGGTCGTAGCCGGTGTCGGTGACCTGAGCGGCGGGTTCAACCCGCATGCACTGGCCGATCTGTCCCCGGCGACGGCGGCGCTGTCCAACCTCATGCTGCCGTCGGTGTTCGAAGCGGGCCCGAAGGGGAAACCGCAGCTCAACACCACCCTCATGGAATCCGCCGAGGTGGTGCCCGATACCGAGAAGTTCACCGTCCGCTATCGGATCCGCACCGATGCCGGTTGGTCCGATGGCGCTCCGATCGCAGCCGAGGATTTCGTCTACCTGTGGCAGCAGATGCGCTCCCGGGCCGGTGTGGTCAACCCGGCAGGCTATCGGCTGATCACCGATGTCGCTTCCCGCCAGGGCGGCAAGACCGTCGTGGTGACCTTCGCCGAGCCCTACCCCGGCTGGAAAACCCTCTTCGACGACCTGCTGCCCGCTCACCTGGTCAAGGACGCGCCCGGCGGATGGACCGATGCGCTCGACGACGGCTATCCCGCCTCCGGAGGACCGTTCGCCGTTCGCCAGATCGACCTGGAACGCGGTGAGATCATCCTGATGCGCAACGAGCGCTACTTCGGACCCCCTGCAGCGTCCGACCGCATCGTGTTGCGCGCCAACGATCAGCGTGGACAGGTCGCGGCGTTGCGCAGTGGAGACACCGATGTCGCCGTGTTCAACGCGGACACTGCCACGATGGATGCCCTGCGCGGACTGGGTGATTCGGTGGAGATCACCACCGTTCCCCGGCCGAGCACCACGCAACTGCTCGTACGCCCCGATACACCACAACTGGACGATCCCCGAGTACGCAAGGCGATCTTCGCGGCGCTGGATCGCACAGCATTGATCGGCACCGGAACCGGGGGTGGACCCGCCGAGCAGCTTCGGTCGCATGCGCACGTGCTCGCCCCGTCGGAGGACGGATACACCCCGACCGAGCCTGCGGAACTCCTCTCGGAACACGCCGAGCCCCAACGGGTCGAGAAGCTGCTCGGTGAAGCCGGGTTCCAGCGCAGCGGAGGAACCTGGGCACGTGACGGCCGCCCCTTGAAGCTGGTCATCGCCGCGCAGTTCCGCAATGAGCAGTACGTGCGGATCGCCGAGGCAGCCGCCGAGCAGCTCCGCAACCGGGGAATACAGGCGACGGTGATCACACCGACCGGTGATGAGCTGTTCACCACGATGCTGCCGAGCGATCCCTCGGCCGGGAAAGCCGGTGCGAGCGCCGAGGTCGACATGGCGGTGGTTCCGCGGCCGGCTGCGGGAGATCCGGCATCGGTGATGGCGGCCCAGTGGGGGTGCCGGCGCGTGAACACCGACAGCGGGCAGCCGTTCCCCGCCAATATGGCGGGTTTCTGCGATCGGATGCTGCAACCGACGATCGAGGCGGCACTGACCGGACGGATGCCGTTCGACGAAGCCTCCGCGAGGGTGGAGTCCGTGCTGTGGTCGCAGGCACTGGCCCTGCCGCTGTATCAGCAGACGCAGGTACTGGCAGTGCGTCGCGAAATCACCGGCGTCGATCCGGGGAGCGGTTTCGCCGGACCGTTCGCCTCGGCGGGTCGGTGGGTCGGGACCCCCGGCGAGAGCTACGACTGGTGAACATGAGTCCTCCGGGCTGCGTGCGTAGTGATGTCGGCGGCGGAACCGGGCGGACCTCGGGCGTCCGGTCCGCGTGACCACCTTTCCGTGGGGGAGTACCCGGACGATTACGCTGGACCGGTGACGCTGACGGCCCCACCGCGGTTGTTGCTGGTACACGCACACCCCGATGACGAGACATTGTGGACAGGCGGGACCATTGCCCGCTACGCCGCCCGCGGCGTGCAGGTGACGGTGGTGACCTGCACTCTCGGCGAGGAAGGCGAGGTCATTCCCGAGAGCCTGCGCGGCCTGGCTTCCGAGCAGGCCGATCAGCTCGGCGGTTACCGCCTCGGCGAGCTGCGCTCCGCCTGCTCGGCCCTTCGCGTCGCCGGGCATCGTTTTCTGGGGGGGATCGGGCGGTGGCGCGACTCCGGCATGGTCTGGCAGGAGCCGGGCAAGGCCGCGGGCACGGTCGCCGACGCCCACCCTCGTGCGTTCGTCAACGGTGACCTCGCGGAGCAGTCCGACTCGCTGGAAGCCGTGCTCCGGGAGGTGAAGCCGCAGGTGGTGGTGACCTACGCCGCCGACGGCGGCTACGGCCATCCCGATCACATCCGTGCCCACGACGTGACGATGGCCGCCACGGCGAAGGTGCCCGACGTGCTGCGCGTATTCCATGTGGTGCCCTCGCGGGAGGCGGTCCGGGAGGGGCTGGACCGCTTGGCCCGGGCCGAGGGAATGCCGTTCACGCTGCCACGGCTGCACGAATTGCCGCATGTCGATGACGAGTCGGTCACCACCGTTGTCGATGTCGGCGAACACCTGCCCGCCAAGATCAATGCACTGCGCGCCCACGGCACCCAGGTCCGGGTGTGGCTCGACCAGTGGGACAACGGTACCGGAGTCGCAGGATACGCTCTGTCCAACGATGTCGGGCAGCCGCTGGCGAACACGGAGCACTACGTGCTGGCACGGGGTGCGGAACAGGGCGCCTCGACCGACCTTTTCGGGGGTCTCGGGGTCAGCGGGACCGAACCGGTGAGCGAGCGCTGATGACCTCCCGGGGGAGAGTGCTCGACCGGGTGGTGATCGGCTTCCTGCTGCTCGACGCCGTGCTGTTGGCGGTGCTCGAGCTGCTGTTCCTGCCTTCCTACCTCGGTGACATGCCTTTCCCCAGCACCACGGCGCTGGCGGCGGTGACCACACCGCTGCTGGTCGCACAAGCGGGTAAGCTCTCCCGCCGCCGAGGCGTTGCCGCCGCGCCGCTGGTGGCATGGTTCGTGACGGTGTTCGTCTTCGGCCTCGCAGGTCCCGGCGGGGACGTGCTGCTGCTTGCCAATGACTGGCGCACGTACCTGTTCCTCGCCGCCGGGGCGATCCCCGGTGCCCTGATGCTCGGGATTGTGCAGGGACGCCGGGGAGTCGAGCCGGTGCGGCCCCGGGACACGAGGTGAACGGGAGGCACGGTGGCCGAGGTACTGACCGACGAGCGCATCGCCGCGGTGCTGCGGCCGTTCGTGCGCGCCACCGCACCGGTTCTGCAGGCTCTGCGAGAGGCCGATCCACTGCGGCTGCGCCGCCGGTTTCGTGGTGGGGACGAGGTGACCGCGGAACCACCCCCCGAGCCGCAGGAGTTCGATCCCGCCGAAGAGCCTTCCGAGGAGGAGCATCCCGGTGGGAAAAGTGCCGGCGGGCAGGAGGACCCCGGCGAGCCCGGCAGACTGGACAGGTTGATGCGCAGGCTCGATTCGATGCAGTTGCCCGGTAGCTCGGCCTGGGATGCGATGACCATCGACCAGCGCTGCGACTGGTGGGCACGGAGGGTGGGCCGGTTTCTCGCGTTACTGGCCGGCCTGCCGAACTTCGGCGGTGTGATCACATCACGGTTGCCGATCCGCAACGCACTCGGGACGGTCGGTCAGGGACTGGTGTTGTCGGCCATCGCCTCCGAGCACGGCGTGCACGATCAGGCCCACCAGGTTCGGCTGATCGCCGAGGTGGTCCTCGACCGTGCTCTTCCGCGCACGGTCGCGGAGGGGACCGGCACGGGTGCGCGAGAGCACGATGACGAACGCACCGCCGAGCTCACCGAGGAGCTGGAGGCATCCCGCCGCGAGCACGGGCGCCCGACATCCGCAGCGGTGGCGAATACGGTGTGGCGAATGGCACGCACCCTGTGGGAAATCGATTCCGAACTCGACAAGCGACCGCAGGGACGGTTCCACCACGAGGCGATCGGTTCGGTTCCCGTCCTCGGTGTGGTGGGCGGTTACCTGGGAGAACGTTCGGCACTGCGCCGGGTGGCACGGCATGGCTCGAAGTGGCTTCGCCGCAATCCACCTCCGGCCGTGTGAGATTGGCCCGCCCCGTGTCGGGGTATGACGCGTGTGCCCATGATGTGTCCCGAAGTAGAGTCACGGGAGCCCCGGCCGTGGAGCTTCTCGTGAAGTGGGAGCCACTTACGTATCCGGGGTGGTAACGAGGGATACTGTCAGCGACCGTGCCAGGTGATCCTGTGCGCGGAGGACGAACGTTTCTAGCAGGAGAGCAACCGTGACCTACGTGATCGCCGAGCCCTGCGTCGACGTGCTCGACAAGGGCTGCATCGAGGAATGCCCCGTCGACTGCATCTACGAGGGCGGGCGGATGCTCTACATCCACCCCGATGAGTGCGTCGACTGCGGCGCCTGCGAACCGGTTTGCCCGGTCGAGGCCATCTACTACGAGGACGACGTGCCGGAGGAGTGGGCTGCCTACACGCAGGCCAATGTGGACTTCTTCGACGACCTCGGATCGCCTGGCGGCGCGGCCAAGGTGGGACGGGTCAACAAGGACGTCGAGCCCGTCACCAGCCTGCCTCCGCAAGGCGAATGAGTCCCGCCGACCACCCGGGCGGTACGGGACCGTCCGGGCGGCGCGGCCCCGATCTGCCGAGCTTCCCCTGGGACTCCCTGTCCGGGTACGCATCGGTGGCGCGGGCCCATCCGGAAGGCGTCGTCGACCTCTCGGTCGGGACGCCGGTCGACCCGGTCCCACCCGTGCTGCAGCGGGCGCTGTCCGCTGCAGCCGATTCCCCCGGCTATCCGGCGACGCACGGCACGGAGCAGCTCCGCGAGGCGGCAGTGGATTCGCTGGATCGCCGCTACGGAATCCGCGGCCTTGCCGCCGACGCGGTACTGCCGACGCTCGGATCGAAGGAACTCGTGGCCTGGCTGCCGATGTTGCTCGGGGTCCGGCCGGGAGACCTCGTGGCGATCCCGGACCTGGCCTACCCGACCTATGAGGTCGGTGCGCGGCTCGCGGGTGCCGAAACCGTGCGACTGAGCCCCGGCCAGGCTCCACCTGCCGGGACCGCACTGGTGTGGTTGAACTCCCCGTCGAACCCGACCGGCCGTGTCCTGGATGCCGAGCAACTCGCCACGTCGGTGCGCGCGGCCCGCGACGTCGGTGCCGTCGTGGCTTCCGACGAGTGCTATCTGTCGCTGGGGTGGGAGGCCGAACCCGTCTCCGTACTGCACCCCTCCGTATGCGGAGACTCCTTCGAGGGTCTGCTCGCGGTGCACTCGCTGTCGAAGTCCTCGAACTTCGCCGGATACCGCGCAGGTCTGGTCACCGGTGATTCCGAATTGGTGCGTGGCCTCCTGGAACTGCGCAAGCACGCCGGGATGATCGTGCCGCGCCCGGTGCAGGAGGCGATGACCGTCGCTTTCCGTGATGACGACCACGTGCGCGTGCAGCGTGATCTCTACGCCTCGCGACGCGCGGTGCTGTGGCCGGAACTGGAACGGGCGGGCTTCACCGTCGAGCACTCGCGCGGTGGGCTCTACCTGTGGGCGACGCGCGGGGAGGACGCGTGGCAGACGGTGGACTGGCTGGCACAGCGCGGCATCCTCGCCGCTCCCGGCACCTTCTACGGACCCGGTGGTGGCGAGCACGTGCGTATCGGGCTCACCGCCACCGACGAGCGGGTCGACGCCGCCGCGAAGCGCCTCGCCGAGTGACGTCCGCTCGCGGCGTCGGTCGGTTTCGTGCGAAGTCGGCAACGATCGTGCCGAACCCGGCACCGTGGGGCGCTTCCGCCCGCCTTTGTCCGGTGGAGGCGCCCCACGTTCCGGAGTGACTCAGTCGTTGGCGTGCAGTGCGGCGTTGAGTTCGACCTTGCCGCCGGTGCGGGGCACGACCTCGACGGCGCCCGTGGTGGAGTTACGACGGAACAGCAGACCGTCGTTCCCGGAGACCTCGGAGGCCTTGGTCAGGGTTCCGTCCGGAAGGGTGATCTTGGTGCCTGCCGTGACGTACAGGCCCGCCTCCACGACGCAGTCGTCACCGAGGGAGATGCCCACGCCGCCGTTGGAGCCGATCAGGCAGCGTTGACCCACCGAGATGACCTCCTTGCCGCCGCCGGAGAGCGTCCCCATGATCGACGCGCCACCGCCGACGTCGGAACCGTCCCCGATGACCACCCCGGCCGAGATACGTCCCTCGACCATCGAGGCACCCAGAGTGCCCGCGTTGAAGTTGATGAAACCCTCGTGCATGACGGTGGTTCCGCCGGCCAGGTGGGCACCGAGCCGCGCCCGGTCGGCATCGCCGATCCGGACTCCGGAGGGAATGACGTAATCGACCATCCGGGGGAACTTGTCGATGCTGTAGACGGTGACCGCCCCGCGTGCCCGCAGCCGTAGGCGGGTCGCCTCGAAGCCCTCCACCGGGCAGGGGCCGTGATTGGTCCACACGACATTGGACAGCAGACCGAAGATGCCTTCGAGGTTCTGCCCGTGCGGGCGCACCAGGCGGTGCGACAGCAGGTGCAGCCGCAGGTAGACCTCGTGCGTGTCGGCCGGTGCATCGGACAAGCGAGCCACGCCGGTGCGCACCGCGACCACCTCGACGCCGCGGGCATCGTCTCGGCCGAGCAGGTCGGCGCTCGCGGAACCGAGCGTGTCGGAGACCTCCTGCGGGGACAGCCGGGTGCTACCGACCTGGTCGGGATCACCCAGCTTGACGATGGGGAACCAGGTGTCCAGCACCGTGCCGTCGTCGGTGACAGTGGCCAGGCCCACACCGTGGGCGCCCGTGGCCTGTGGGTCGGGATTCTGCGGGCTGGTCGTGGACGCGCTGTTCATGGTTGAAAACAGTAATCGGTGCAGGTGGCCGAAGCCCGTGCAGGGTGAGGTCGTGGCCGGTGGGAACGCAGGCCGCCGCGGGCGGGCGGGTATCCTGCGCAACCGTGACCGCACGCTTGGATCTCACCGCCGACCCTGTCGAATTGACCGCCGCGCTGGTGGATGTTCCCAGTGTTTCCGGTGAGGAGACCGATCTCGCCGACGCGGTGGAGCAGGCCCTGCGAACGCAGGCTCCACACCTGGACGTGGTGCGCAACGGCGATGCGGTGCTGGCTCGGACGAACCGGGGGTGCGACTCCCGCGTCGTGCTCGCCGGGCACCTGGACACCGTGCCGATCAACGGAAATCTTCCGCTGCATCGCACCGGCACCGGCGACGAGGAGGTGCTGCACGGCTGCGGCACGGTGGACATGAAGGGTGGAGTCGCGGTGATGCTGCACATCGCCGCGGCATTGACCGAACCGCGTCACGACCTGACTTTCGTGTTCTACGACTGTGAGGAGATCGCTGCCGAGTACAACGGACTCAACCGCATCGAGCGGGAACTGCCCGACTGGTTGGCGGGAGATCTGGCCGTGGTGGGCGAGCCGTCGAACGCCTCGATCGAGGCGGGCTGCCAGGGCACCCTCAGGGTCGAGGTGCGTACGCAGGGACGTCGTGCGCACACTGCCCGTGCGTGGATGGGTGAGAATGCCATCCACGCGGCCGAGCCGGTGTTGCGGCGGCTCACCGAGTACACGCCCCGGCAGCCCGAGATCGACGGGATGCACTTTCACGAGGGGCTCCAGGCGGTGCGTGTGGAAGGCGGCATTGCGGGCAACGTCGTCCCGGACGCCTGCGTGGTGACGGTCAATCACCGCTTCGCGCCGGACACGTCGCTCGCCGCCGCCGAGGAACACGTGCGGGAGGTGTTCGACGGATTCGACGTCACCGTCGTGGACGCCTCGCAGGGGGCCCTGCCCGGGTTGACCGAGCCCGCCACCGCCGAGCTGGTGCGTGCCGCGGGTGGAGAGCCGGTGGCCAAGCTGGGATGGACGGATGTCGCCCGCTTCGCCAAGCGAGGTCTGCCCGCCGTGAACTTCGGCCCCGGCTCGCCGACCCTTGCCCACACCCGGGAGGAGAACGTCGCGACGAGCGACATCCGACACTGCGCGGATGTACTACGGCGATTCCTGAGCTGAGCGGGACTCAGATCACTTCCCGGGAAGTGGTCGGGGGCGGCAGCGCCGGGTCGAGGGGAGCGTCGGCGGGTTTCCGCGGTTCGGGTGCCGTTGCGGCGTCCGGCGTGACCCGAAGGTCCGCCCCGTCCGTATGCTGCCCGTCCGCGCTCGATGCCGACTGCGCCTGCTGCTCCGGGGCACGCTGTTCCCCGTGCTGCCCGTCCCGGGCCTGCTCGACGAAGCGCAGCAATTCGACGGGGAACGGCAGGACGAGCGTGGAGTTCTTCTCCGCTGCCACCTCCACCACGGTCTCCAGCAGCCGCAGTTGCAGCGCGGACGGAGTGTCGGCCATGACGGTGGCGGCCTCGGACAGCTTGCGGGAGGCCTGGAACTCGCCGTCGGCGGAGATGATGCGCGAGCGCCTCTCCCGTTCGGCCTCGGCCTGGCGGGCGATCGAGCGCTTCATCGTTTCCGGCAGCGAGACGTCCTTGATCTCCACTCGGTCGATGTGCACGCCCCAGTTCAGTGCGGGACTGTCGATCA
This Haloactinomyces albus DNA region includes the following protein-coding sequences:
- the dapE gene encoding succinyl-diaminopimelate desuccinylase → MTARLDLTADPVELTAALVDVPSVSGEETDLADAVEQALRTQAPHLDVVRNGDAVLARTNRGCDSRVVLAGHLDTVPINGNLPLHRTGTGDEEVLHGCGTVDMKGGVAVMLHIAAALTEPRHDLTFVFYDCEEIAAEYNGLNRIERELPDWLAGDLAVVGEPSNASIEAGCQGTLRVEVRTQGRRAHTARAWMGENAIHAAEPVLRRLTEYTPRQPEIDGMHFHEGLQAVRVEGGIAGNVVPDACVVTVNHRFAPDTSLAAAEEHVREVFDGFDVTVVDASQGALPGLTEPATAELVRAAGGEPVAKLGWTDVARFAKRGLPAVNFGPGSPTLAHTREENVATSDIRHCADVLRRFLS
- the dapD gene encoding 2,3,4,5-tetrahydropyridine-2,6-dicarboxylate N-succinyltransferase, whose product is MNSASTTSPQNPDPQATGAHGVGLATVTDDGTVLDTWFPIVKLGDPDQVGSTRLSPQEVSDTLGSASADLLGRDDARGVEVVAVRTGVARLSDAPADTHEVYLRLHLLSHRLVRPHGQNLEGIFGLLSNVVWTNHGPCPVEGFEATRLRLRARGAVTVYSIDKFPRMVDYVIPSGVRIGDADRARLGAHLAGGTTVMHEGFINFNAGTLGASMVEGRISAGVVIGDGSDVGGGASIMGTLSGGGKEVISVGQRCLIGSNGGVGISLGDDCVVEAGLYVTAGTKITLPDGTLTKASEVSGNDGLLFRRNSTTGAVEVVPRTGGKVELNAALHAND
- the mshB gene encoding N-acetyl-1-D-myo-inositol-2-amino-2-deoxy-alpha-D-glucopyranoside deacetylase codes for the protein MTLTAPPRLLLVHAHPDDETLWTGGTIARYAARGVQVTVVTCTLGEEGEVIPESLRGLASEQADQLGGYRLGELRSACSALRVAGHRFLGGIGRWRDSGMVWQEPGKAAGTVADAHPRAFVNGDLAEQSDSLEAVLREVKPQVVVTYAADGGYGHPDHIRAHDVTMAATAKVPDVLRVFHVVPSREAVREGLDRLARAEGMPFTLPRLHELPHVDDESVTTVVDVGEHLPAKINALRAHGTQVRVWLDQWDNGTGVAGYALSNDVGQPLANTEHYVLARGAEQGASTDLFGGLGVSGTEPVSER
- a CDS encoding ABC transporter family substrate-binding protein, which gives rise to MYQRRCRPFTAVFLLLLALSVLAGCTNAPPPPLVESTTRTPSPRPSVPQKPPKPTVVVAGVGDLSGGFNPHALADLSPATAALSNLMLPSVFEAGPKGKPQLNTTLMESAEVVPDTEKFTVRYRIRTDAGWSDGAPIAAEDFVYLWQQMRSRAGVVNPAGYRLITDVASRQGGKTVVVTFAEPYPGWKTLFDDLLPAHLVKDAPGGWTDALDDGYPASGGPFAVRQIDLERGEIILMRNERYFGPPAASDRIVLRANDQRGQVAALRSGDTDVAVFNADTATMDALRGLGDSVEITTVPRPSTTQLLVRPDTPQLDDPRVRKAIFAALDRTALIGTGTGGGPAEQLRSHAHVLAPSEDGYTPTEPAELLSEHAEPQRVEKLLGEAGFQRSGGTWARDGRPLKLVIAAQFRNEQYVRIAEAAAEQLRNRGIQATVITPTGDELFTTMLPSDPSAGKAGASAEVDMAVVPRPAAGDPASVMAAQWGCRRVNTDSGQPFPANMAGFCDRMLQPTIEAALTGRMPFDEASARVESVLWSQALALPLYQQTQVLAVRREITGVDPGSGFAGPFASAGRWVGTPGESYDW
- the dapC gene encoding succinyldiaminopimelate transaminase — protein: MSPADHPGGTGPSGRRGPDLPSFPWDSLSGYASVARAHPEGVVDLSVGTPVDPVPPVLQRALSAAADSPGYPATHGTEQLREAAVDSLDRRYGIRGLAADAVLPTLGSKELVAWLPMLLGVRPGDLVAIPDLAYPTYEVGARLAGAETVRLSPGQAPPAGTALVWLNSPSNPTGRVLDAEQLATSVRAARDVGAVVASDECYLSLGWEAEPVSVLHPSVCGDSFEGLLAVHSLSKSSNFAGYRAGLVTGDSELVRGLLELRKHAGMIVPRPVQEAMTVAFRDDDHVRVQRDLYASRRAVLWPELERAGFTVEHSRGGLYLWATRGEDAWQTVDWLAQRGILAAPGTFYGPGGGEHVRIGLTATDERVDAAAKRLAE
- the fdxA gene encoding ferredoxin produces the protein MTYVIAEPCVDVLDKGCIEECPVDCIYEGGRMLYIHPDECVDCGACEPVCPVEAIYYEDDVPEEWAAYTQANVDFFDDLGSPGGAAKVGRVNKDVEPVTSLPPQGE
- a CDS encoding slipin family protein, translated to MILINVLIVVLVLGVLAAAASVKVIKQYERGVVLRFGRLQQQVRGPGLTLIVPGIDRLRKVTMQIVTMPVPAQEGITRDNVTVRVDAVVYFNVTDPIRAVINVEDYLFAMGQVAQSSLRSIIGKSDLDDLLSDREKLNQGLELMIDSPALNWGVHIDRVEIKDVSLPETMKRSIARQAEAERERRSRIISADGEFQASRKLSEAATVMADTPSALQLRLLETVVEVAAEKNSTLVLPFPVELLRFVEQARDGQHGEQRAPEQQAQSASSADGQHTDGADLRVTPDAATAPEPRKPADAPLDPALPPPTTSREVI